The genome window CCGCAGACCAGAAAGCTTGAAAAACCTCTGCGGTTAATAAAAAGAATCGACTGCTCCCCACGGCTGAAATTCTCCACCAGAGCGTCCCTTAGGCGCGGGGAGAAAACAGTTTCATTCACGTTTTTCATATCTACAAGCTCGACATCTGGAAGTCTGCTCGCCCCCACCCTCGCGGGAAGAGAAAGATATTCGTACTTGCCCCTGATCGAGTTTGCGTAGGATTCAAGGGAAGGAGTCGCGGAACCCAGCAGCACCGGACAGCCGTATACGGTTCCGAGCATGACCGCGGCGTCGCGGGCGTTATAGCAAGGCGCCTCGTTCTGCTTGTAAGAGGATTCATGCTCTTCGTCCACCACCACGAGGCCGAGATTCTCAAGCGGAGCGAAAACCGCGGAGCGGGCACCTATCACCACGCTTAATTCACCGCTGCGGGCCCTTCTCCACACGTCAAATCTCTCGCCCTCGCTGAGTGCGCTGTGAATCACCGACACAGAGTCGGCGAAACGCGAACGGAACCTCTTTACCAGAAGCGGTGTGAGCGCTATCTCGGGGACGAGAACAATCGCCTGTTTCCCTCCGGCTATGACTTCGCTCACGGTCCTTAAGTAGACCTCGGTCTTCCCGCTTCCCGTAACACCGTGAAGAAGAAAGCAGCGGTATTCCCCCCTCTTGACGTAAGGCAGGATTTTCTCCATTGCCATACGCTGATCCTGGGTAAGTTTCTTCGGCGGCTCTTCCTCCGCGTCAAGCATGCCGTAGGGGTCCCTCCCGATCTCTTTTTGCTCCACGGAGACCAGGGCGTTCTCCACAAGCCACTTTACGTGAGCCGTGAAATTGCCGAATATTTCCTTGAGTTCTGAGTGGGGAGCAGATCCCCGGTGGGTTATAAATTCAAGTATTGCTCCCTTGGCCGGCTTTTTCCGCTTAATCTCTAAAACGGCGTCAGAGTCGCAGGAGGCGCCATAGATCTTCTCGTACTTTACCTTCTCATCGCTTATGACCCTGTAGTCAAACTTGACATGCCCCCTTCTCTGAAGAGAGTTAAGATTCTCAAGCGAGGCCCCGCCGGTTAGTTCCAGAAGTTTCTCCGAGGCAAGCTCCTCTTCAAGCAAGAGAGTTTTTAGAATTTTCTCCTCAAGATCATTCAAGCCCTCTTCCCCAAGGCGGTTTTTTCCCTCTTCCGTGACCCGCACGGTTTTCCCCACGCTTTTACCAAGCCCCAAGGGGTGGGCGAACTTAAGAACGATTCCAAGAGGCGCCATGTAGTACTCGGAGACCCGGCGGAAAAATTCCAGGCGTTTTTCGTCAAAAAGCGGGGATTCATCGAGAACATCGATTATATCCTTTAACTCGAAATCGACCTTCTGTTTTCCCTCGCGCCCAACCACATACCCTATGGCCTTGCGATTTCCGAGTGGAACGAACACCCTTTTCCCCGTAGCGACCCCTTCCCGGAAACGCTTCGGAACCGAATACAGAAAAAGCTGTTCGGAATGAATCGGCAAAGCTACCTGAACAATTTTTCCTGAAACCATAACGATATCGGAAGACCTGATCAGTTGTCCACCCTGCACTCGCCTGCGGGATTACCTTCCAAGTCAACGAGAACAGGGTCAGGCCTTCCACCCGTGTCATCATAAGTGTGTACATAGTAAAAACCCTTTGTTACGTCGCCGTTAGCATCGAAATCAATCTCGCCTGAAAAGCCGTGATAATCAATATCATCGTTGGCACTGTCGCCATCGGTGAGAAATCCCGCGCATTCGGCATAAGTTCTGCACTTAACCCCACCCCTGCTTACCCCTGTCATTTCCCTGACATACACGGCGGGGTCAGAAGATGCGCTTTTAATGGACGCAAGCTTCATCAGCGCAACAGCATCGTATATCTGCCTTGCGTATCTCCCCGCTTCATCGAAAAGTTCTTTCCTGTCTTCCCGTCTGCAGGGATCAGGGCCCGCGATTGTGGTTACAAAACCTTCCATATCCTCAAGCGAAAGCACTTCGGGATCAAGGGCGACAACTGTTTCAGCAAAGCCCTCAATTGACAACGAATCCGCCCCGTAGTATCTCACCTTTGCGTTCAGTTCCTTTCTCTTGAGCATGCTTGCCATGAAATTCGCTCCCCCTTCACGAAACAGCGCGAGAACCACGGAGTCTACAGGATTATCCTCGGCATTTACCGCGCTGACCACGGCATTTACTGCCGCCTCGGGACCTCCCCTGTACTCAATCGGTTCAAGCAGGCTTACTCCCATTTGTTTGAGGGATTCAACGAGACCGTCCTTAAGATTTCTTCCGTAACTGTCGTTGCGAAACAGTACGGCCGCTCGTTTCCCCCCGGCCTGCCTTATCAGTCTCGCAAGTATGGGTGCCTGGAACGCGTCCGATGGAATAACTCTGAAGAAGTAACCGTCATCAGCGAAAGTGCTTATTTCAACCGAACTGGCCGAGGGTGATATAGCGACCATCCCCGCTTGGGCAAAATCATCCACAAGATTCACGGAATCGGCGGAAGTAGTCGGACCTATTATCCCGTCGACCCCCCTGTTCAGAACATTCCTCAGAGCAGCAGAATCAAAAGAACGGTCAGTGTCGCGGCCAAAAACAAGTTCTATATCACCGCCTGCGGCATTGATATCTTCTACGGCCGAGACTGCCGCCTGTCGCCTGGTGTCATAGCTGCCGTCAAAAATCTTCTCGGGGATGAGCACCCCTATGCAGAGAGAAGCATCCGCGCAGTCATTGCTCCGGCAACCTGAGGAGACCAGAATGCAGGTCAGAATAAAAACATATAGAACTGAGCAGGTATTTCTCATTTCAGGGTCTTAAAGAGACCGTCTTGCTATTATGGCCCGCGAGAACAGTGAATACTGCATTGACAGATCAAACTGCATCAGTCCAACGGACACAGAGAAGTGGCCACCTGTCACCAACAATAAGGAATCAGGCAAGGTCCGCGGGCATCATTATCATGTTGTCCATCGACGCGCCGGGGGCTATCATCGGATAAACCATTTCCGTACAATCGACTTCTATCTCCATGAGAACAACTCCCGGAGTGTTAAGGCCTTCCCTGAGAGTGGGCTCAAGCTCCTCGGGCCTCACCGCCCGAAGGCCGCGAGCGCCAAACGCTTCCGCAAGCTTCACGAAATCCGGCAGCACTTCAAACCGGGACGCCGAGTAATTGCCCTCAAAGAACATCGTCTGCCACTGTCTTACCATTCCGTGATGACGGTTGTTAAAAACGATAATCTTGAGATCCAGATTGTTTTCAACCGCAGTCGCGAGTTCCTGGAAATTCATCTGGAAGCTTCCGTCGCCGGCAACGCATATAACCTGCTCATCGGGCCTTGCGTATTTCGCTCCCATGGCCGCGGGGAAACTGAATCCCATGGTTCCCAGGCCCCCAGAGGTGAGGTGGGTTCTCGGTCTTTCGAACCTGTAGAACTGGGCTACCCACATCTGGTGCTGGCCCACGTCGGAAACTATTATGGCATCTCCTTTCGTGAGCTTGTAAAGCGTGTCTATGGCGTAGGTTGTCAGGATTTTCTCGCTTCCCTGGCAGTAGGTGAGCGGATGTTTCTCGTTCCACTCCCGTATCCGCCTGAGCCAGGATTCCCTTCCCTCAAGGTCAATCTCCCCGGGGAGAGCATCGAGTATCTGGCGCAGCACAACCTTAGCATCCCCTACTATCGGACACTGAACCGTTATGTTCTTGTCTATCGAGGAGGGATCTATGTCTATATGGATAATCTCCGCGTTGGGGGCGAACTCATCGAAATTCCCTCCCGTAGCCCTGTCATCAAACCGCCCGCCGATCGAGATAACGAGGTCCGATTCGGTAACAGTCATGTTTGCCGCGTAGGAACCGTGCATCCCGAGCATGCTTATGAAGAGCGGATCGCTCGCCGGATAACCCCCCAGGCCCATAAGGGTTGACGCCACGGGTATCTGAAGCCTGTGGCAGAACTCAATCAGTTCATCCGTAGCCCCGGACCAGATAACTCCTCCCCCGGAATAAATAACCGGCCGTTTTGAGGCAAGCAGCATCTCCACCGCTCTTTTTATCTGCGAAGGGTTTCCCTTCATGGTGGGCTTGTAGCCCTTGATGTCTATCTCGTGGTCCTCGGGGATTACAAGCTCGTCTTCTCCTATGAGAACGTCCTTTGGCATATCAACCAGAACAGGGCTGGGTCTTCCGGTGCCGGCTATGTGGAAAGCCTCTTTCATGGCTCTCGGAAGATCCCGGGTCTCTCGTACAAGATAGTTGTGTTTCGTGCAGGGTCTCGTTATTCCGATATGGTCGGCTTCCTGAAAAGCGTCGCTTCCAAGGTACTGCGTGGGAACCTGTCCTGTGAAGATAACTATGGGAGATGAATCCATCTGCGCCGTCGCAATGCCGGTAACGGTGTTGGTTGCCGCAGGACCCGAGGTGCAAAGCACCACTCCCGGTTTTCCCGAGGCCCTTGCGTACCCGTCGGCCATGTGCGTAGCTCCCTGCTCATGCCTCACGAGCACGTGATTTATCCTGTCGGTATAATCGGTCATCACGTCATAGACCTTGAGAACGTACCCTCCCGGCAGTCCGAAGACCACGTCAATACCTTGGTGAAGAAGCGTCTCAAAGAACATCTGCGCGCCGAGCATCTTGGCCATTTTGGTCTATCTCCCTGATTATTTTAAAATGCGGAACACCTAAAAACCCACTCGCTTAATCTATCACCGCGTGCAGACAACTTCAAGACTGGCAGGGAAAAAGATTTCCATCGCGACTTCAGCGATTCCGCTTAGCGCTCCGCTGCGGAGCGGCGAAGATAAAAGGGAGTTAAAGTGAAGGGATCGTCCTTCTGCCCGGAAAGAATCTTTTTTCTCCCTAAAAGCGCGCAGCCGGACGCCCTCGGGGTATTCAGATTCGCAGGCAGAAACACGGCTCTATCTCCCACGGAATCCCGTATGAGATTTTCGTGGAGCAGGGCTCCGCTGCCCACAAAAACGGTCTTTCTTCTCACCCCGGCGCACACAGACTCAGGTGTGGCGATTTCCGCGGGGGTCATCTCCGCGCTTTCCGGATCATAAAACGAAAAGAAGACCTCTCCTCTGCCAGCGTCGGTCATGGCGCACACGCCGTCTCCGCACCAAAGCGCGTTGGAGGCGAGAATCTCAAGCGATGGAACTCCCGCAAGGTCAGCCCCCAGGGAATAGCAAAGGGCCTTAGCTGTGGAGACCCCTATGCGAAGAGAGGTGAAGGAACCCGGACCCACTGATACGCAGACCGCATCCAGATCATCTTTTCCGAGCCCGCAATCCGAAAGAAGCCTCTCGATGGTGGGAATAAGCACCTCGTTATGTCTTGGACCGGTGTTGAAAGCATATTCGCAGAGAAGCGCGTCGTCATCGGATAATGACACGCTTCCCGAAAAAGTAGAGGTTTCGATTCCCAGAATTTTCATAATGTGCCGCTCAAAAAATGCCCAAAAACAACGTTCTGTAAATTTCTAGAGCAACGCTATTCAGAGGAAGATTTACGTTTTTATCAGAACTTTCATTCTTTCCCGGTATCCCTGCATTACCCGTATCCCGCTGAATCCCCTAATCGTCCCGCCTGAAAAACAACCAGCAGAAAAACCAGACTGCGGGACCTCCGCAAACAAGAATGATAAGGGAAAGCCATGAATAGGTTCTCATGCTTCGTCCCTCGCACAGGAATCTACACAGACTCTTCGATCTCGATTCCGCGTATCCCGATTACTCCGCTTCCTCAGCAGAACCAACCCCCGAGGCCTTTATGATCTCATCTCTTATTTTTTCGCGGATTTCTGGATTTTCGTGGAGAAACTTCTTGGAATTATCCCTGCCCTGCCCCATTCTCTCCCCCTCATAGGAATACCAGGTCCCGCTTTTCTTTATCACGTTGAACTTGCTTCCAAGATCAATAAGCTCCCCGAGCTTTGATATCCCCCTTCCGAAAATCACCTCGAATTCCGCTTCCCGAAAAGGCGGAGCGACCTTGTTCTTTACAAGCTTGGCCCTGACCCTGTTGCCAATTATGCGGTCGCCGTCCTTAAGAGACCCGATGCGCCTTATGTCAACTCTCACCGATGAATAGAACCGAAGCGCGTT of Candidatus Dadabacteria bacterium contains these proteins:
- the priA gene encoding primosomal protein N', which gives rise to MVSGKIVQVALPIHSEQLFLYSVPKRFREGVATGKRVFVPLGNRKAIGYVVGREGKQKVDFELKDIIDVLDESPLFDEKRLEFFRRVSEYYMAPLGIVLKFAHPLGLGKSVGKTVRVTEEGKNRLGEEGLNDLEEKILKTLLLEEELASEKLLELTGGASLENLNSLQRRGHVKFDYRVISDEKVKYEKIYGASCDSDAVLEIKRKKPAKGAILEFITHRGSAPHSELKEIFGNFTAHVKWLVENALVSVEQKEIGRDPYGMLDAEEEPPKKLTQDQRMAMEKILPYVKRGEYRCFLLHGVTGSGKTEVYLRTVSEVIAGGKQAIVLVPEIALTPLLVKRFRSRFADSVSVIHSALSEGERFDVWRRARSGELSVVIGARSAVFAPLENLGLVVVDEEHESSYKQNEAPCYNARDAAVMLGTVYGCPVLLGSATPSLESYANSIRGKYEYLSLPARVGASRLPDVELVDMKNVNETVFSPRLRDALVENFSRGEQSILFINRRGFSSFLVCGDCGEIFRCPNCSITLTFHKKDNSIKCHYCGIMQEFENICSSCGAEYMGKGLGTQKVEEQVKSMLPDARVFVMDRDYTRGKTKLLDLYRKLESGEVDVLIGTQMVAKGHDLPGVTLVGVLSADHMLGIPDFRSGERTFQILTQVAGRTGRGRKPGTVFLQTYNPEHPSVRFAISHNSSGFLDEELELRKSLDQPPFSRFISFRVNGLDEEKTRDFAGRMKRTAERFLLRLPPGSLRVLGPSEAPIYKLRNRFRWQIIVVSSNLGLLRNYASALYDSLKKHASGIKLVVDVDPYDFM
- a CDS encoding ABC transporter substrate-binding protein, encoding MRNTCSVLYVFILTCILVSSGCRSNDCADASLCIGVLIPEKIFDGSYDTRRQAAVSAVEDINAAGGDIELVFGRDTDRSFDSAALRNVLNRGVDGIIGPTTSADSVNLVDDFAQAGMVAISPSASSVEISTFADDGYFFRVIPSDAFQAPILARLIRQAGGKRAAVLFRNDSYGRNLKDGLVESLKQMGVSLLEPIEYRGGPEAAVNAVVSAVNAEDNPVDSVVLALFREGGANFMASMLKRKELNAKVRYYGADSLSIEGFAETVVALDPEVLSLEDMEGFVTTIAGPDPCRREDRKELFDEAGRYARQIYDAVALMKLASIKSASSDPAVYVREMTGVSRGGVKCRTYAECAGFLTDGDSANDDIDYHGFSGEIDFDANGDVTKGFYYVHTYDDTGGRPDPVLVDLEGNPAGECRVDN
- the ilvB gene encoding biosynthetic-type acetolactate synthase large subunit, whose amino-acid sequence is MAKMLGAQMFFETLLHQGIDVVFGLPGGYVLKVYDVMTDYTDRINHVLVRHEQGATHMADGYARASGKPGVVLCTSGPAATNTVTGIATAQMDSSPIVIFTGQVPTQYLGSDAFQEADHIGITRPCTKHNYLVRETRDLPRAMKEAFHIAGTGRPSPVLVDMPKDVLIGEDELVIPEDHEIDIKGYKPTMKGNPSQIKRAVEMLLASKRPVIYSGGGVIWSGATDELIEFCHRLQIPVASTLMGLGGYPASDPLFISMLGMHGSYAANMTVTESDLVISIGGRFDDRATGGNFDEFAPNAEIIHIDIDPSSIDKNITVQCPIVGDAKVVLRQILDALPGEIDLEGRESWLRRIREWNEKHPLTYCQGSEKILTTYAIDTLYKLTKGDAIIVSDVGQHQMWVAQFYRFERPRTHLTSGGLGTMGFSFPAAMGAKYARPDEQVICVAGDGSFQMNFQELATAVENNLDLKIIVFNNRHHGMVRQWQTMFFEGNYSASRFEVLPDFVKLAEAFGARGLRAVRPEELEPTLREGLNTPGVVLMEIEVDCTEMVYPMIAPGASMDNMIMMPADLA
- the tsaB gene encoding tRNA (adenosine(37)-N6)-threonylcarbamoyltransferase complex dimerization subunit type 1 TsaB — encoded protein: MKILGIETSTFSGSVSLSDDDALLCEYAFNTGPRHNEVLIPTIERLLSDCGLGKDDLDAVCVSVGPGSFTSLRIGVSTAKALCYSLGADLAGVPSLEILASNALWCGDGVCAMTDAGRGEVFFSFYDPESAEMTPAEIATPESVCAGVRRKTVFVGSGALLHENLIRDSVGDRAVFLPANLNTPRASGCALLGRKKILSGQKDDPFTLTPFYLRRSAAER